One part of the uncultured Bacteroides sp. genome encodes these proteins:
- a CDS encoding Lrp/AsnC ligand binding domain-containing protein, with translation MGHHQLDSLDEQILKLIAGNARIPFLEVARACNVSGAAIHQRIQKLTNLGILKGSEYVIDPEKIGYETCAYIGLYLKDPESFDSVSRALEKIPEVVECHFTTGQYDMFIKIYARNNHHLLSVIHDKLQPLGLARTETLISFHEAIKRQMPIVVDVDED, from the coding sequence ATGGGACATCATCAATTAGATTCTTTGGATGAACAGATTCTAAAATTGATCGCAGGGAATGCTCGTATTCCATTTTTGGAAGTAGCAAGAGCTTGTAATGTATCTGGGGCAGCAATTCATCAAAGGATACAAAAGCTCACTAATTTAGGCATATTGAAAGGCTCTGAGTATGTAATAGATCCTGAGAAGATCGGTTATGAAACTTGTGCCTATATCGGGTTATATTTGAAAGATCCTGAATCTTTTGATTCTGTAAGTAGGGCTCTTGAAAAAATACCGGAGGTTGTTGAATGTCATTTTACTACAGGGCAGTACGATATGTTCATAAAAATATATGCAAGGAATAATCATCATCTCTTGAGTGTGATACATGATAAATTACAACCCTTGGGATTGGCGCGTACGGAAACTCTGATCTCTTTCCACGAGGCTATTAAGAGACAGATGCCTATTGTTGTAGATGTCGATGAGGATTAA
- a CDS encoding RNA polymerase sigma factor: MSQLNDISLVAQVVVFKNTRAFDQLVKKYQSPVRRFFLNLTCGDSELSDDLAQDTFIKAYTNIASFKNLSSFSTWLYRIAYNIFYDYIRSRKETTNLEPREIDPLYSTEQKNIGEKMDIYESMKVLKEIERTCITLFYMEDTSIDKIAGIIGCPAGTVKSHLSRGKEKLATYLKQNGYDGKG; the protein is encoded by the coding sequence ATGAGCCAACTCAATGACATATCGTTGGTAGCACAGGTCGTGGTGTTTAAAAACACCAGGGCCTTTGATCAGTTAGTAAAAAAATATCAGTCGCCTGTCAGGCGTTTTTTTCTAAACCTGACATGCGGTGACAGCGAATTAAGTGACGACTTAGCACAAGATACTTTTATAAAAGCTTATACCAATATTGCCTCATTTAAGAATTTATCAAGTTTCTCTACCTGGCTCTATCGTATTGCATATAATATATTTTATGACTATATTCGCAGCCGGAAAGAAACGACTAACCTCGAACCTAGAGAGATAGATCCGTTATATAGCACAGAACAAAAAAATATTGGTGAGAAGATGGATATCTACGAATCAATGAAGGTGCTAAAGGAAATAGAAAGAACCTGTATCACACTATTCTATATGGAAGATACCAGTATAGATAAAATTGCAGGAATTATAGGATGCCCGGCTGGAACAGTGAAATCTCACTTGTCCAGAGGCAAAGAAAAGTTAGCAACGTATTTAAAACAAAACGGTTATGATGGAAAAGGATGA
- a CDS encoding thymidylate synthase → MKQYLELLDKVLKEGVKKEDRTGTGTISIFGHQMRFDLKDGFPCLTTKKLHLKSIIYELLWFLKGDTNVKYLQDNGVRIWNEWADDKGDLGHIYGYQWRSWPNYNGGSTDQITEIIDAIKKTPNSRRMLVSAWNVADIDNMNLPPCHILFQFYVANGRLSMQLYQRSADIFLGVPFNIASYALLLQMMAQVTGLEAGEFIHTLGDAHIYLNHLEQVKLQLTREPRSLPQMKMNPDIKNIFNFNYEDFELINYNPHPHIAGKVSI, encoded by the coding sequence ATGAAACAGTATCTGGAATTACTCGACAAAGTGCTAAAAGAGGGTGTGAAGAAGGAAGACCGTACCGGAACCGGAACGATTAGCATTTTTGGTCATCAAATGCGCTTTGATTTAAAAGATGGCTTTCCTTGCCTTACGACAAAAAAACTCCACCTGAAATCAATAATATATGAACTTTTATGGTTCCTAAAGGGAGATACCAATGTTAAGTATTTACAAGACAATGGTGTACGTATATGGAATGAATGGGCAGACGACAAAGGAGATTTAGGGCATATATATGGATACCAGTGGCGTTCATGGCCTAACTACAATGGAGGAAGCACTGACCAGATAACAGAAATTATTGATGCCATAAAAAAAACGCCAAACTCACGTCGTATGTTAGTTAGTGCATGGAATGTAGCTGATATAGATAATATGAACCTCCCTCCATGTCATATTCTTTTCCAATTCTATGTGGCTAATGGACGATTAAGCATGCAACTTTACCAACGCAGCGCAGATATCTTTTTGGGAGTACCCTTTAATATTGCGTCGTATGCACTTCTATTACAAATGATGGCTCAAGTAACAGGTTTAGAAGCAGGAGAATTCATTCACACACTAGGAGATGCTCATATTTATCTAAACCATTTAGAACAAGTTAAACTCCAGTTAACACGCGAACCTCGCAGTCTCCCTCAAATGAAAATGAACCCAGATATCAAAAATATCTTCAATTTCAACTATGAGGATTTTGAACTAATAAATTATAATCCGCATCCACATATTGCAGGAAAAGTATCTATCTAA
- a CDS encoding biopolymer transporter ExbD → MGKFSKSGKREMPALNTSSLPDLIFTLLFFFMIVTTMREVTLKVEFKTPTATELEKLEKKSLVTFIYVGKPTEEFRKKLGSESRIQLNDSYAEVAQIQDYIIQERSSMKEEDQPFMTVSLKIDQDTKMGIVTDIKQALRQAYALKINYSANKRE, encoded by the coding sequence ATGGGAAAGTTTAGTAAATCAGGAAAGCGGGAAATGCCTGCACTAAATACTTCTTCTTTACCTGACCTTATTTTTACTTTGTTGTTTTTCTTCATGATTGTAACTACAATGCGTGAAGTAACTTTAAAAGTAGAATTTAAGACTCCTACAGCTACTGAGTTAGAAAAACTTGAGAAAAAATCTTTGGTTACTTTCATTTATGTCGGTAAGCCAACGGAAGAATTTCGTAAAAAGTTGGGTTCTGAAAGTCGTATTCAGTTAAATGATAGCTATGCTGAAGTTGCTCAAATTCAGGATTATATTATCCAAGAAAGATCTAGTATGAAAGAAGAAGATCAGCCATTTATGACTGTTTCTTTGAAAATAGATCAAGATACAAAAATGGGTATTGTTACTGATATAAAGCAAGCTCTTCGACAAGCATATGCTTTGAAGATAAATTACTCTGCAAATAAAAGGGAGTAA
- a CDS encoding DUF5056 domain-containing protein → MMEKDDMLLNQFFNTQKKEIEDNGFSRRVMRKLPNRTKYLSKLWVSFCTALALILFFTMNGLQLMTNALREIFTSLIQHGIENLDPKSLLIAVVVILFLCLRKVCTMA, encoded by the coding sequence ATGATGGAAAAGGATGACATGTTATTGAATCAATTTTTCAACACACAGAAAAAAGAGATAGAAGATAACGGATTTAGCCGTCGGGTGATGCGCAAGTTACCAAACCGCACCAAATATCTATCAAAATTATGGGTTTCATTCTGCACAGCCTTAGCGTTAATTCTGTTCTTCACAATGAACGGTTTACAGCTTATGACTAATGCTTTACGAGAAATATTTACTTCACTCATTCAACACGGAATTGAGAATCTAGATCCCAAGTCTCTGTTGATAGCAGTGGTCGTGATCCTCTTTTTATGCCTGCGCAAAGTTTGCACAATGGCTTAA
- a CDS encoding rRNA cytosine-C5-methyltransferase, which produces MNLPSDFIAYTHALLGDANYGELVEALKLDSPVSIRLNRLKTTNDLTNNLQPVPWCATGYYLPERLTFTFDPLFHAGSYYVQEASSMFLDRVLRQYIQEPVVMLDLCAAPGGKSTNACSALPEGSLLVANEVIRSRSKILVENLTKWGSPNIVVTNNDPADFSDLPSFFDVILADVPCSGEGMFRKDATAIEEWSLNNVEICRQRQQRIIADIWPSLKPGGILIYSTCTYNTKENEENIHWIQQEFGAISLKVDVSDEWNITDNLLGLDFPVYRFLPYRTRGEGFFLAVLRKPEEDSSVQSFSTSRKSIFKKDKGSKKDSSFKQFVESIKGWLVNQEEYQLSENAGFISAFSKQYVEELNILQRGLRIVHAGVPLGQIKGKDIIPAHGLAMNQLLCLDRFPCEEVTYEQAITYLRKETVSISETAPRGYVLLKYKNVPLGFVKNIGNRSNNLYPQEWRIRSGYLPQDIRIL; this is translated from the coding sequence ATGAATTTACCTTCTGATTTTATAGCTTATACGCATGCTCTTTTAGGAGATGCAAATTATGGAGAGTTAGTTGAAGCTTTGAAACTGGATTCTCCTGTTAGTATTCGGCTGAACCGTTTGAAGACAACTAATGATTTAACGAATAATTTGCAACCGGTTCCTTGGTGTGCTACAGGTTATTATCTTCCCGAACGTCTTACTTTTACTTTTGACCCTCTTTTTCATGCTGGTTCTTATTATGTACAAGAAGCCTCATCAATGTTTCTAGACAGAGTGCTGCGGCAGTATATTCAAGAACCTGTTGTGATGTTAGATTTATGTGCAGCACCTGGAGGAAAATCCACAAATGCTTGTAGTGCTTTGCCCGAGGGGAGCTTGCTTGTTGCTAATGAAGTGATTCGTTCACGTTCCAAAATCTTGGTAGAGAATCTTACGAAATGGGGAAGTCCAAATATTGTTGTAACAAATAACGATCCGGCTGACTTTTCAGATCTTCCTTCTTTTTTTGATGTTATTTTGGCTGATGTACCTTGTTCCGGCGAAGGAATGTTTCGTAAGGATGCTACAGCTATTGAAGAGTGGAGCTTGAATAATGTCGAAATCTGTCGTCAACGTCAACAACGTATTATTGCTGATATCTGGCCGAGTCTTAAGCCTGGTGGGATACTTATTTATAGCACGTGTACTTATAATACCAAAGAAAATGAAGAAAACATTCATTGGATACAGCAAGAGTTTGGCGCTATTTCTTTGAAAGTGGATGTATCCGATGAATGGAATATTACCGATAATTTATTAGGTCTTGATTTTCCTGTATACCGATTTTTGCCTTACCGAACAAGAGGGGAGGGCTTTTTTCTTGCAGTGTTAAGGAAGCCGGAGGAAGATTCTTCTGTTCAGTCATTTTCTACTTCACGAAAATCTATATTTAAAAAGGATAAAGGTTCCAAAAAGGATTCTTCCTTTAAACAGTTTGTTGAAAGTATCAAAGGGTGGCTTGTTAATCAAGAGGAGTATCAACTGAGTGAAAATGCAGGTTTTATTTCAGCTTTTTCCAAACAGTATGTTGAAGAATTGAACATCTTGCAGCGAGGCCTACGCATTGTTCATGCAGGTGTTCCGTTAGGTCAGATTAAGGGAAAAGATATTATTCCGGCACACGGACTTGCTATGAATCAATTGTTATGTCTAGATCGTTTTCCGTGTGAAGAAGTGACTTATGAGCAGGCGATTACTTATTTGAGAAAGGAAACCGTCTCGATAAGCGAGACGGCTCCTCGTGGTTATGTTTTATTGAAATATAAAAATGTTCCTTTAGGGTTTGTAAAGAATATAGGTAATCGTTCCAATAATTTATATCCCCAGGAATGGCGTATTCGTAGCGGATATCTCCCTCAGGATATACGAATCTTATAA
- a CDS encoding MotA/TolQ/ExbB proton channel family protein, with amino-acid sequence MKKLFAIIAVIGVITFGSTQIALAQDAPAADQTEQATPAAVDQPEATADAATPAATEEGGIHKELKVKFIEGTASFMSLVAIALVIGLAFCIERIIYLSLAEINSKKLIAAVEAALEKGDVEAAKDICRNTRGPIASIFYQGLMRVDQGIDIVEKSVVSYGGVQAGYLEKGCSWITLFIAMAPSLGFLGTVIGMVQAFDKIQQVGDISPTVVAGGMKVALITTIFGLIVALILQVFYNYVLTKIEALTSEMEDSSITLLDLVIKYNLKYKK; translated from the coding sequence ATGAAAAAATTATTTGCAATTATTGCTGTGATTGGAGTCATTACATTCGGCTCAACTCAAATTGCTTTGGCACAGGATGCTCCTGCGGCAGACCAAACGGAACAAGCTACACCTGCTGCTGTTGATCAGCCTGAAGCTACTGCTGATGCTGCTACACCCGCTGCAACTGAAGAAGGTGGTATACACAAAGAACTTAAAGTAAAGTTCATTGAAGGTACTGCTTCTTTCATGAGTTTAGTAGCTATCGCTTTGGTTATTGGTTTAGCTTTTTGTATTGAGAGAATAATTTATTTGAGCTTAGCTGAAATTAACTCTAAGAAATTGATCGCAGCAGTAGAAGCTGCTTTAGAAAAAGGTGATGTGGAAGCTGCTAAAGATATTTGCAGAAATACAAGAGGTCCTATCGCTTCTATTTTCTATCAAGGTCTGATGAGAGTTGATCAGGGTATTGATATCGTTGAGAAATCTGTTGTTTCTTATGGCGGTGTACAAGCTGGTTATCTAGAAAAAGGATGTTCTTGGATTACATTGTTTATCGCTATGGCTCCATCTTTAGGTTTCTTGGGAACTGTAATTGGTATGGTTCAGGCGTTTGACAAGATTCAACAAGTAGGTGATATTTCTCCAACGGTTGTTGCTGGTGGTATGAAAGTCGCTTTGATCACTACTATCTTTGGTTTGATCGTTGCTTTGATCCTTCAGGTTTTCTACAATTATGTTTTGACTAAAATAGAAGCGCTTACAAGTGAAATGGAAGATTCTTCTATTACTTTGCTTGATTTAGTAATCAAATATAATTTGAAATACAAAAAATAA
- a CDS encoding biopolymer transporter ExbD produces MAKKNRKVPDINSSSTADIAFLLLIFFLITTSMDTDKGLARRLPPPPEKDQKQDDVIVKERNVLVVYLNFQNQLMCGKDYIDVKQLKQRAKDFIANPYNDSSLPEKYSKNVPFFGNVMVTEKHVISLQNDRNSKYQAYIDVQNELVAAYNELRDEKAQEKWHKNYDELNEEQQKAIREIYPQKISEAEPKNYGGKK; encoded by the coding sequence ATGGCAAAGAAAAACAGAAAAGTTCCAGATATCAATTCTAGTTCTACAGCTGATATTGCCTTCTTATTGCTTATTTTCTTTTTGATTACAACATCAATGGATACTGATAAAGGATTAGCGAGACGTTTGCCTCCTCCTCCTGAAAAAGATCAAAAACAGGATGATGTGATTGTTAAGGAACGTAACGTGCTTGTTGTTTATCTGAATTTTCAGAATCAATTAATGTGCGGCAAAGACTATATTGATGTTAAGCAATTGAAGCAAAGGGCTAAAGATTTTATTGCTAATCCATACAATGATTCATCTTTACCTGAAAAGTATTCTAAAAATGTACCTTTCTTTGGTAATGTGATGGTGACAGAAAAGCATGTAATATCTTTGCAGAATGACCGTAACTCTAAATATCAAGCTTACATTGATGTTCAAAATGAGTTGGTAGCAGCTTATAATGAATTGAGAGATGAAAAAGCTCAGGAGAAATGGCATAAGAATTATGATGAGTTGAACGAAGAGCAACAGAAAGCGATTCGTGAAATTTATCCTCAAAAAATATCTGAGGCAGAACCTAAAAACTATGGAGGAAAGAAGTAA
- a CDS encoding IgA Peptidase M64 produces MKVSTLLITLLFLSVCVQAQNFEEYFINKSLRMDYVFTGNFNKQQISLKELSQLPSWAGKRHHLSTVPLLGNGEVIMRDVKTQKCIYKMSFSSLFQEWLSTDQAKTISRSFENTYILPYPIAPVEVEISLFYAVNKVAASMKTIINPKDILIKQKGLTHITPHKYLIKNGDEKECIDIAILAEGYTSTEMNLFYQDAEIACESIFSHEPFKSMKKKFNVVAVASPSVDSGVSIPHLKEWKETAFGSHFDTFYSKRYLTSTHLSAIHDALAGIPYEHIIILANTEQYGGGGVYNAFTLTTAHHSKFRPVVVHEFGHSFGGLADEYFYDGDVMDNTYPLNVEPWEPNITTQVDFASKWKDMLEKDTPIPTPIAEKEKYPIGVYEGAGYSAKGIYRGSYDCRMRTNECPAFCPICQRALKRLINFYTQDK; encoded by the coding sequence ATGAAAGTATCAACACTACTCATTACTCTCTTATTCTTATCTGTATGCGTACAAGCCCAGAACTTTGAAGAATATTTCATTAATAAAAGTCTAAGAATGGATTATGTATTCACAGGTAACTTCAATAAACAACAGATATCTCTGAAAGAATTGTCTCAATTGCCTTCATGGGCAGGTAAAAGACATCATTTATCAACAGTTCCCTTACTAGGAAACGGAGAAGTTATAATGAGAGACGTGAAGACTCAAAAATGTATTTACAAGATGTCCTTTTCATCTCTATTTCAAGAATGGCTATCCACTGATCAGGCAAAAACAATTTCAAGAAGCTTTGAAAACACCTATATCCTCCCATATCCAATAGCACCTGTTGAAGTGGAAATATCACTTTTTTATGCTGTTAATAAAGTCGCAGCTTCAATGAAAACGATCATCAACCCCAAAGATATACTTATTAAACAGAAAGGTTTAACGCACATCACTCCTCACAAATATTTAATAAAAAACGGAGATGAAAAAGAATGTATCGATATTGCTATCCTAGCTGAAGGATATACTTCTACAGAAATGAACCTCTTTTACCAAGATGCCGAAATAGCCTGTGAAAGTATATTTTCACATGAACCTTTCAAATCGATGAAGAAAAAGTTTAATGTTGTTGCTGTTGCTAGCCCTTCTGTTGACAGCGGCGTAAGCATTCCCCATCTCAAAGAGTGGAAAGAAACAGCTTTTGGCTCTCATTTCGATACGTTTTATTCTAAAAGATACCTTACTTCAACACATCTTAGTGCCATACACGATGCGTTAGCAGGAATCCCATATGAACACATCATCATATTGGCTAATACAGAACAATACGGTGGTGGAGGGGTCTATAATGCATTTACATTAACAACCGCTCATCACAGTAAATTTCGTCCTGTAGTAGTGCATGAATTTGGACATAGCTTTGGGGGATTAGCCGACGAATATTTTTATGACGGAGATGTGATGGACAACACTTATCCACTAAACGTTGAGCCATGGGAACCTAATATCACCACGCAAGTAGATTTTGCTTCAAAATGGAAAGATATGCTTGAAAAAGATACTCCTATACCTACTCCAATAGCAGAGAAGGAAAAATACCCTATCGGGGTTTATGAAGGAGCAGGATATTCGGCTAAAGGTATCTACCGCGGAAGCTATGATTGCCGAATGCGTACCAATGAATGTCCTGCATTTTGTCCTATATGTCAACGAGCTTTAAAAAGACTTATCAATTTTTATACGCAAGACAAATGA
- a CDS encoding TatD family hydrolase, producing the protein MKFIDSHSHLFLEEFSDDLDQVIQRARATGISHILMPNIDSSTIERMLKVTASYKNYCFPMLGLHPTSVDVHYEKELGTIMNTLETCNEFVAIGEIGIDLYWDKTYIEEQKYIFERQIQLALEHHLPIVIHCRDAFEYVYDILLKYRDTNLSGVFHSFMGTKEEAEKIIELKHFMLGINGVVTFKKSLLPEVLTHVSLDHIILETDSPYLAPVPHRGRRNESAFLKNTLIKIGDIYHLDIEDVAKQTYKNTLKVFGMLK; encoded by the coding sequence ATGAAATTTATAGATTCGCATTCACATCTTTTCTTAGAAGAATTCTCGGATGATCTGGATCAAGTTATTCAGCGTGCCCGTGCAACTGGAATTTCGCATATTTTAATGCCTAATATTGATAGTTCTACCATAGAACGAATGTTGAAAGTAACTGCTTCTTATAAGAACTATTGCTTTCCTATGCTTGGTTTGCATCCAACCAGTGTTGATGTTCACTATGAGAAAGAATTGGGTACAATAATGAATACATTAGAAACTTGTAATGAATTTGTTGCTATAGGTGAAATAGGTATTGATCTGTATTGGGATAAAACTTATATTGAAGAGCAAAAATACATATTTGAACGACAAATCCAGTTGGCTCTAGAGCATCATTTACCAATAGTCATTCATTGTAGAGATGCTTTTGAATATGTTTATGATATCTTATTGAAGTATCGAGATACTAATCTTAGTGGAGTTTTTCATAGTTTTATGGGTACAAAAGAAGAAGCAGAAAAAATTATTGAGCTAAAACATTTTATGTTAGGTATCAATGGTGTTGTAACCTTTAAAAAATCTCTTTTGCCTGAAGTATTAACACATGTCTCTTTGGACCATATTATTTTAGAAACAGATTCGCCTTATTTAGCCCCCGTTCCTCATCGAGGAAGGAGAAACGAGAGTGCCTTTTTAAAAAACACTCTTATTAAAATCGGAGATATTTATCATTTGGATATTGAAGATGTTGCAAAGCAAACATATAAGAATACTCTTAAAGTGTTTGGAATGCTCAAATAA
- a CDS encoding GNAT family N-acetyltransferase: MTELLKIERIQKANSKNYNYMEKLLVEAFPIDEYRDLDSMRLYTDEVTDFHNNIITDNNIPIGIITYWNLIDFYYIEHFAIDTKHRNKGYGNRVLKVISKKINRPIILEVELPENEMAKRRIKFYEQAGFTILQRNYHQPPYRKEGKRIPMYLMISGDLKQTILPELAEKRIHKKIYNT; the protein is encoded by the coding sequence ATGACAGAATTGCTTAAAATAGAAAGAATACAAAAAGCAAATTCTAAAAACTATAATTATATGGAGAAGCTTTTAGTGGAAGCATTTCCTATCGATGAATATAGGGATTTAGATTCCATGAGATTATACACAGATGAAGTGACTGATTTTCACAACAATATAATAACAGACAATAATATTCCAATAGGAATTATTACCTATTGGAATCTAATAGACTTCTACTACATTGAACACTTCGCTATTGATACAAAACATAGAAATAAAGGATATGGAAACAGAGTATTAAAAGTTATATCCAAGAAAATCAATCGACCCATTATATTAGAAGTAGAACTTCCTGAGAATGAGATGGCGAAACGAAGAATCAAATTCTATGAACAAGCTGGTTTTACTATTCTTCAGAGAAATTACCATCAACCTCCATACAGAAAAGAAGGTAAAAGAATACCCATGTATTTAATGATATCAGGTGATCTTAAGCAGACAATATTACCTGAGTTAGCAGAAAAAAGAATCCATAAAAAGATATATAATACCTAA
- the cls gene encoding cardiolipin synthase: MNTTLSEKIYSDSTVIHYLKELDIPIGVKNQTKLLKSGKEKFLDLFKEIRKAKHYIHLEYFNFRNDSIANTLFDLLTFKAKQGVKIRILYDAFGNWSNNKPLQKEKLDSIRHHGIEIVKFDPFRFPYINHAFHRDHRKIVIIDGEVAYLGGMNVADYYIKGLPKIGPWRDMHMRIKGDAVKYIQDIFLTMWNTTTKQKIHGKEYYPDNEKEYNSYHETVAIVDRAPRKTPQKLRRVYAQSIRSAQQCIQIVNPYFVPTHSIRQALKDALKRGIRVEIMVSAKSDIPFTPEATFYFVHDLMKRGAHIYLFNKGFHHSKIMMVDSTFCTVGSANLNSRSLRYDYETNAFIFDGKTTKELNNLFEADKRNSTLLTPERWKQRSKWKRMVGWFANLLTPFI, encoded by the coding sequence TTGAATACTACCCTATCTGAGAAAATATACAGCGATTCTACTGTCATTCATTATTTAAAAGAATTGGATATTCCTATCGGAGTAAAAAATCAAACTAAATTATTAAAAAGCGGAAAAGAAAAATTCTTAGATCTTTTCAAAGAAATACGAAAAGCGAAACACTATATACACTTAGAATATTTCAACTTCCGCAATGATTCGATAGCAAATACACTTTTTGATCTACTTACCTTTAAAGCTAAACAAGGGGTCAAAATACGCATCCTTTATGACGCATTTGGTAATTGGTCGAACAATAAACCTTTGCAAAAAGAAAAATTAGATTCTATACGTCACCATGGTATAGAGATCGTAAAATTTGACCCTTTCAGATTTCCTTATATTAATCATGCTTTTCATAGAGACCATAGAAAAATTGTTATTATTGATGGCGAAGTGGCTTACCTAGGCGGTATGAATGTTGCAGACTACTATATCAAAGGATTGCCAAAAATCGGTCCTTGGAGAGATATGCATATGCGTATCAAGGGGGATGCTGTAAAGTACATTCAAGATATTTTTCTTACCATGTGGAACACTACTACTAAACAAAAAATCCATGGGAAAGAGTATTATCCAGACAATGAAAAAGAATATAATAGCTACCATGAAACAGTAGCCATAGTAGATAGAGCACCTCGAAAAACCCCGCAAAAATTAAGACGCGTATATGCACAAAGCATTCGCTCGGCACAACAATGCATACAAATAGTCAATCCATATTTCGTTCCGACCCACTCCATCAGACAAGCTCTAAAAGATGCACTCAAACGAGGAATTAGAGTTGAAATTATGGTTTCTGCAAAATCGGATATTCCTTTTACTCCCGAAGCAACATTTTACTTTGTACACGACCTCATGAAAAGAGGAGCACATATCTATTTATTTAATAAAGGATTCCATCATTCTAAAATAATGATGGTCGATAGTACATTTTGTACCGTTGGCTCGGCAAACTTAAACAGTCGGAGTTTGAGGTATGATTACGAAACGAACGCATTCATATTTGACGGTAAAACCACAAAAGAGCTTAACAACCTTTTTGAGGCAGATAAAAGGAACAGTACTCTGTTAACCCCCGAAAGATGGAAACAACGTTCTAAATGGAAACGTATGGTGGGATGGTTTGCCAATCTCCTTACTCCATTTATCTAA
- a CDS encoding DUF6249 domain-containing protein, whose protein sequence is MKRMIIAIMVAVIFCTLALAQKRTQVLKDSIEQAKTTASQTEQTTNDEDSDTTIVTDWQDTPDSSSAHANFNSSHDDNFPFNMMGGNFGASSMLVPIVAIIMIFGLPVFVIFIAFFFKYKSKKAKYRLVEQALAAGQPIPESIFKEQMENNNTRVKGIKNAFLGFGLFIFLWALTGEFGLGCVGLLIMFTGLGQIVIHYTQKSSSTQNPYAEQIKIQKYKEENIDEKFSEKE, encoded by the coding sequence ATGAAACGAATGATCATTGCTATAATGGTAGCAGTTATTTTCTGCACATTAGCACTAGCCCAAAAGAGAACTCAGGTTCTCAAAGACAGCATAGAACAAGCAAAAACTACAGCAAGTCAAACAGAACAAACAACGAACGATGAAGATTCTGACACAACTATTGTTACCGATTGGCAAGATACGCCGGATAGTTCTTCAGCACATGCAAACTTTAATTCATCCCATGATGACAACTTCCCTTTCAACATGATGGGGGGAAACTTTGGAGCGAGTAGTATGCTAGTTCCCATTGTAGCGATTATTATGATATTCGGATTGCCCGTATTTGTCATTTTCATTGCTTTCTTCTTTAAATATAAAAGTAAGAAAGCGAAATATAGATTAGTAGAGCAGGCACTTGCAGCCGGGCAACCTATACCTGAGAGTATCTTTAAAGAACAAATGGAAAATAACAATACTCGGGTAAAAGGAATTAAAAATGCTTTTTTAGGTTTCGGACTCTTCATCTTTCTTTGGGCACTAACTGGCGAATTTGGTCTAGGATGTGTCGGATTACTAATAATGTTCACCGGACTTGGACAGATAGTTATCCATTATACACAGAAATCTTCATCAACTCAAAATCCGTATGCGGAACAAATAAAGATACAGAAATATAAAGAGGAAAATATAGACGAGAAGTTCTCTGAAAAAGAATGA
- a CDS encoding dihydrofolate reductase — translation MTNITIIAAVDKNMGIGFQNKLLFWLPNDLKHFKTLTTGHTIIMGRKTFESLPNGPLPNRRNIVISTNQILKISGADVFSSLEEAIESCKKEEEEIYIIGGESIYKQSLPIANKLCLTEIDSEAKNIDAFFPTIDKSNWKEVSREVHPKDDKHPYSYSFVNYIKR, via the coding sequence ATGACTAACATAACAATTATAGCCGCCGTAGATAAAAATATGGGTATCGGTTTTCAAAACAAACTATTGTTTTGGCTTCCTAATGATTTAAAGCATTTCAAAACCTTAACAACCGGCCATACAATAATTATGGGTAGAAAAACATTCGAATCTCTTCCAAACGGTCCTCTTCCAAATAGGAGAAACATTGTTATTTCCACCAATCAAATACTCAAGATCAGTGGAGCAGATGTCTTTTCGTCATTAGAAGAAGCTATTGAAAGCTGTAAAAAAGAAGAAGAAGAAATATATATTATAGGAGGAGAAAGTATTTACAAACAATCGTTACCAATTGCCAACAAACTATGCCTTACTGAAATAGATAGCGAAGCAAAAAATATTGATGCCTTCTTCCCTACAATCGATAAATCTAACTGGAAGGAAGTAAGCAGGGAAGTTCATCCGAAAGATGATAAACATCCCTACTCTTATTCTTTTGTCAACTATATTAAACGATAA